A segment of the Desulfuromonadaceae bacterium genome:
CAATGATCGGTTTTTGACCAAAGATCGTCATATGAAACAACTTTCCTGAAAATTTCGGGGGCAGGATAAACTCATCTTGAAGCGCCAGATTATTTACGAAGATATCAACATACCACGTAGCTGCAAAGCGCGACAACAGCCGCAGCAAAAATATCCCACATCGCTCCTGGAAATTCCTTGACCATGGTCAAACACGATGACCTCTCGATAAAAATTCAAAAGAACCGCACAACGGTCTTGTCTCGCCGGCAGATCCTTGAGCCCCTCAAAACGCCCCCTTCTCTTGCTCTGTCCCGGTCATCACTCCGCCCACCCTCATAAACCGCAGGAACTCGCGGCGCGTGACGTCCTGCGCACCGAAACGCAGCAGATGCCCGGTGGTCTGTTGACAATCAAGCAGGACAAAATCGCGTTCACGCAAACGTTCAACCAACGCCACGAACGCCACTTTTGAAGCATCGGTCTGACGGTGAAACATCGATTCGCCGAAGAAGCAGCGCCCCAGACAGACCCCGTAAATACCACCGGCCAGCTCGCCATCGGCCCAGCATTCGAGCGAGTGGGCATAACCCAGGCGATGCAGATGAACATAAGCAGCGAGCATCTCGGCGGTAATCCAGGTACCGGCATGTCCATGACGGGGGGTCCTGGCGCACGCCGTAACAACCTTCCTGAAAGCACGATTGACGGTGACACGAAAACGCCCCTGCCTGATGGTTCGCAACAGCCGCTGTGATACATG
Coding sequences within it:
- the aat gene encoding leucyl/phenylalanyl-tRNA--protein transferase; the encoded protein is MPVYRLSHQLSFPPPEHAEPTGLLAVGADLSPKRLLLAYSSGIFPWYNEGEPILWWSPDPRCVLFPEQLHVSQRLLRTIRQGRFRVTVNRAFRKVVTACARTPRHGHAGTWITAEMLAAYVHLHRLGYAHSLECWADGELAGGIYGVCLGRCFFGESMFHRQTDASKVAFVALVERLRERDFVLLDCQQTTGHLLRFGAQDVTRREFLRFMRVGGVMTGTEQEKGAF